In Aegilops tauschii subsp. strangulata cultivar AL8/78 chromosome 3, Aet v6.0, whole genome shotgun sequence, one genomic interval encodes:
- the LOC109758073 gene encoding SUPPRESSOR OF ABI3-5 isoform X3: protein MDRGRYAPQHGWENNSAPDGYGAINEPDFRAGESYIGRRYVDEGFPSDRRGGFGPDIHDRNMYPPPPSAGTMWSQPRRNFDEEFATTKDYRRNKRIGSRDRGEFGAEFEDRYQGGEDNYERDHQYGRYSCDSDYERSRRDSSRRRLDSFEHERERKGLSHERDESPYVRHSRSRSRGRDNRSRSRSRSWSPRGKSRNWGQRDGFYDDTRFERRGEQDWDERRHDDLVAPSATVVLKGLSQKTNEDDLYQILAEYGPLRSVRVIKDRPSGVSRGFAFIDFPTVEAARKMKEATGDNGLLIDGRQIFSEYSSKPTGGMSGDSFGQEHITRSTYGRRTVSTPCDWICTICGCMNFARRTSCFQCNEPRTDDAPPADAASSIQPFGKRGSEIGPTHVLVVRGLDENADEEMLRYEFAKHAPIKDIRLVRDKFTHVSRGFAFVHFHSVEDATKALEATNGIRHEKNGQVLRVAYAKSTLGPASVASQSNSLAAAAIEAASFAQQYDAVGWAPKEYNAEDNVDGNSESQKDVSAPQSGFVWDEKSGYYFDSSSGFYYDGNTGLYYDSNVGVWYLYDQKTQQYLPCNESNNTKATGDMANESQSNGGKKVVISAPAATVKQSEKTSLPEAVQAAANAALAAEKKEKEKAKEIKLASKTNLLANKKKMNNVLAMWKQRNKEGQAAHVALDDKEPSRSVVDKLNNSPSAIGFSLKAKPKSDFGNSKDMNLVAGYNSLGRETGGSQILDSDIKPRPVSNSLGTTVMGVIRGSGRGAVNTFHASSDAGGSISSDITASTSGLMTNTETHTASTPFKTDLSSLGSYASPAVSGSAKRRFSEAPGQSQYRDRAAERRSLYGSSSSLPNDGLDTTGEYSSRKGSSEMGSMPFPPGVGERSVGESDNTENYEVITADRAIDENNVGNRILRNMGWQEGLAHKVNPTADGSVCQYFLQNGSWVS, encoded by the exons ATGGATCGTGGGCGATATGCTCCACAGCATGGATGGGAGAACAACAGT GCACCTGATGGGTATGGCGCCATTAATGAGCCAGACTTTAG GGCTGGTGAATCCTACATTGGTAGGAGATATGTGGATGAAGGCTTTCCTAGTGATCGAAGGGGTGGATTTGGTCCAGATATACATGATAGAAATATGTATCCACCACCACCCTCTGCTGGCACCATGTGGTCTCAGCCTCGAAGAAATTTCGATGAAGAATTTGCAACTACAAAAGATTACAGAAG GAACAAAAGGATTGGAAGTAGAGATCGGGGGGAGTTCGGTGCTGAGTTTGAAGACCGCTACCAAGGTGGAGAGGACAACTATGAGAGAGATCATCAATACGGACGCTACAGCTGTGATTCGGACTATGAGAGGAGCAGGAGAGATAGTAGTCGGAGAAGACTTGACTCGTTTGAGCATGAACGTGAAAGAAAAGGGTTAAGCCATGAAAGAGACGAAAGCCCATATGTCCGCCATAGCCGTTCTCGCTCACGTGGGCGTGATAACCGATCAAGATCTCGGTCAAGGTCATGGTCTCCACGTGGCAAAAGTCGTAATTGGGGCCAAAGGGATGGCTTCTATGATGATACTCGCTTTGAGAGAAGAGGAGAACAGGACTGGGATGAAAGAAGGCATGATGATTTGGTG GCGCCATCTGCGACTGTTGTTCTCAAGGGTCTCTCCCAGAAGACCAATGAAGATGACCTATATCAGATTCTT GCTGAGTATGGCCCTCTTCGTAGTGTGCGTGTGATCAAGGATCGACCCTCCGGCGTGTCTCGAGGATTTGCTTTTATTGACTTCCCTACTGTG GAAGCTGCCCGCAAAATGAAGGAAGCTACTGGAGACAATGGCCTTCTAATTGATGGTAGGCAGATATTTTCCGAGTACAG TAGTAAACCAACTGGTGGGATGAGTGGTGATTCTTTTGGACAAGAACATATTACGAGGTCTACCTACGGGCGCAGGACCGTATCCACACCATGTGATTGGATATGTACTATATGTGGCTGTATGAATTTTGCCCGCAGAACCTCCTGTTTTCAG TGCAACGAGCCACGAACTGACGATGCTCCACCAGCTGATGCAGCATCTTCCATTCAACCGTTTGGCAAACGGGGATCTGAAATAG GTCCAACTCATGTGTTAGTTGTTCGTGGTCTGGATGAAAATGCTGACGAGGAAATGCTTCGATATGAATTTGCTAAACATGCACCAATAAAG GATATCCGGCTTGTTCGAGACAAATTTACTCATGTGTCTAGAGGTTTTGCATTTGTCCATTTTCATTCG GTTGAAGATGCCACGAAAGCTCTTGAAGCTACAAATGGGATTAGACATGAGAAAAATGGCCAGGTGTTACGTGTAGCCTATGCTAAAAGCACGCTTGGACCTGCATCGGTGGCTTCACAGTCAAACAGCCTTGCCGCAGCAGCCATCGAGGCTGCATCATTTGCCCAGCAG TATGATGCTGTGGGTTGGGCCCCAAAAGAGTACAATGCTGAGGACAATGTAGATGGTAATTCAGAATCTCAGAAAGATGTTTCTGCTCCACAGTCCGGATTTGTTTGGGATGAGAAGTCGGGCTATTACTTCGATTCTTCTTCTGGATTCTATTATGATGGAAATACTG GCCTTTACTACGACAGTAATGTTGGAGTTTGGTATTTGTATGATCAGAAAACTCAACAGTATCTTCCATGTAACGAAAGCAACAACACTAAGGCAACCGGGGACATGGCCAACGAAAGTCAAAGTAATGGCGGTAAGAAAGTAGTGATTTCCGCACCTGCAGCCACGGTTAAACAAAGTGAGAAAACTTCATTGCCTGAAGCTGTTCAAGCTGCGGCAAATGCAGCGTTGGCTGctgaaaagaaagaaaaagagaaagcaAAGGAGATAAAGTTGGCCTCGAAAACTAATCTCTTAGCCAATAAGAAGAAGATGAATAATGTCCTAGCAATGTGGAAGCAAAGGAATAAAGAAGGCCAGGCTGCACATGTTGCCCTTGATGATAAGGAACCATCCAGATCCGTTGTTGACAAATTAAACAATTCACCCAGTGCGATTGGATTCTCATTGAAGGCCAAACCAAAGTCTGATTTTGGAAATTCTAAGGACATGAACTTGGTTGCTGGATATAATTCTCTTGGCCGAGAAACTGGAGGCTCTCAAATACTGGATTCTGACATAAAGCCTAGACCTGTCAGTAATAGCTTAGGAACTACTGTTATGGGTGTCATAAGAGGTTCTGGCAGGGGAGCAGTCAACACATTTCATGCATCATCTGATGCTGGTGGCAGTATTTCTTCTGATATAACCGCAAGCACAAGTGGGTTAATGACAAACACCGAGACACACACTGCTTCCACACCCTTCAAAACAGATTTATCCTCTCTAGGATCATATGCTTCACCTGCAGTTTCTGGGAGTGCTAAGCGACGTTTCTCCGAGGCACCAGGGCAATCACAGTACAGAGATCGGGCTGCAGAAAGACGAAGTCTATACGGATCATCTTCATCGCTTCCCAATGATGGACTGGATACAA CTGGTGAATATTCGTCTCGAAAGGGTTCAAGTGAGATGGGATCAATGCCATTTCCTCCAGGGGTGGGTGAACGTTCTGTTGGTGAAAGTGACAACACTGAAAATTATGAGGTGATCACTGCTGACAGAGCAATAGACGAAAACAATGTGGGCAATCGAATTCTGCGCAACATGGGCTGGCAAGAAGGACTG GCACACAAAGTTAATCCGACTGCAGATGGATCAGTTTGCCAATATTTCCTACAGAATGGAAGCTGGGTGTCTTGA